The nucleotide window aaaaaaaaatgggcagaatataaatttgaatcaaaatatttaattcaacatctttGATGTGATGATTGTGTATATTATGAAACATGAGGGGAGGACGGGTtgcaatattattatttttgaagggaGAGAGGAGtaattttctctaaaatttaagtgaccaaaatgaaaagaaaaaaacttgaagAACCCAAGTGAAATTTAAACATAAGGTATAACTTAaccttttttttcatatatgtaATAAAGAATAAAcgttatatatttattcatatacaacatgactatgatcatgtaacaaaaaaatattgtaaaagaaCAAGAttgattgtgtttgtttctttcttaTCTAGGAAGTTTCAATATTATGTTTCAAGCTATGTTCATCAAGCCAAGAAATGATGTCACCAAGAATTTGAGTAATTGTTTCATCAGACTCACCCTCAATTAGGGCATGTTGAGCATCTTTGTAAAGCTCAAGTTTCTTGTCTGAAGAGCTTGCTTTTTCATACAATGCTTTGCTCACTGATGGATCAGTCACTGTGTCAGCTTCTCCATGAAGAATGAATAATGGTAGAGTCACCTATAAACATAGTCATTACATgtgaaaattaataaattttcttttcacTTATAATAGAAATATACGTCACAAAACATAACATGTCGATAATGCaggttattttttataaacaacgCGGTACAAGATGTACTTCAACCCTTTTAAGCGTTGCCTCAACGTGACGATAGACTTTTATAATATCTTACGGTCTAACTAAATCCGAAAAAGTGTAACAAGAAAATGTAGATGCATGAGTGACAAGTTGAGTACATACTTCTTCCAATTTTTGTTCGATTTCTTCAGTAGTTTTAAGCAGTTCTACAGCAGTCCGCAGGCGCGGTTTATCCTTGTAACTAATAACATTATAGTGTGTCTGCATAGACATTAGATAAGTGCCACTGTCAAGAAGCTGCTAATAAACatattaaccaaaaaataatgcATCAAAAGTGTCGAAAGGAAATTAGCGCGAAAAGGAGGCATCATTGTTAGGCCTACGAACCTGTTCCCTCTTCTTTGGATCTTTGAATGCTGCATCTCCTATATCATTTGTCGGGACCAACTTATTCTTCGGAAGAACATTGGACATAGCAATTAGCATTTTTACAACCAACTTTGGTGGAACCATTTTCTCTGAAATCTACGAAAAAGTTGCAGGTTAAATGTAGGTTATAAACAAACCATTTCACAACTCTTAACCATGACTGTGGTTGAGAAAAATTACTTTACACATTGGTGCACAAAGAATTGCACCATTCCATGCTTTAGGTTGTTTGAAGTGTGCCTTCAACGCAACAGCTCCGCCCATAGATTCGCCGAAAAGAAAGCATGGAAGAGACTTGAACTCCGGATTTTCTGTCATACAAATAAACCAAACCTTAGCATCAATACCTTAGTTACTTCATAGCACCAAACCTTAGCATTTTACAACGGTCTTCGAGGGGATTTAAACTCCGCCGCCTAAGTTTATGAGCTGTTTTCATTTACTTCCATAAGCTCATCAGACTAGCTTATGAAACAGCTTTTAACTTACACAAAAACAGTTcgagtttttcttttgttatagaaaatgTTGTACATAAACACGTATATGATAAACGATTAAACGCTAATGATATATACACGATTAAttagttgtttatccaaatagaaCCTAAGTACCTTTGATTTTGGAGTACTGCTCAATGACATCGTCAACAAGCTGATCAAAACTAGTAATATAGCCATGAAGACCTTCTGAAAGACCAAATCCTGGATAATCCATAGCAAAAACTCCATATCCACATGATGCAAGTTTTCTAGCTATTCCTGCAAATGGTTCCAATGTAACACATGATTGAGTTGATAATCCACAAGATAACTCAATTTAGTTACTTATagcctatgaagcacggacactcctcggattaggcatGTCCCACGTGTCTGACACTACACCGACAcataattacactaaattatgtgattttctcaaattattagcagtgCCGACGTGTCGGTGTCTGTGTCGTGTCTGGTGTTTGTGTATGTATCCATGCTTCATAGCTTATAGCTATCATAAGTTCTGAATATCAGTTACATGccttcaaagaaaaaagtgcAAGTGTCTCCATATCCATGACAGAAAAATACTGCTGCTTTTGGCTTAGATTCCTTAGGAAGCCAACTTTTCCAAAAGATCTCAATCCCTTTTGAGTTCACCTCATAAGACTGTTTCAAAGCATACACATTATGttatcatattatattaataacaaaGAACAATGATAAGGTGAACTTGATGAGCTATGTAGCACTTATACTTTAAATTGAACGTCTCGGTCCGACACATGTGGTTTCATTCAATCACTTTcaatttctcaaattattagtgaTATACCGTACAACTTCAAGACCAAGTTGTATATTTACCATTTCAAACTAAACTATTTACCTCTTTCATCTCTATCACATGGAGTCtgcaaaacataaacaaataaaattattgttgtttatatttaaatgaaataaaatttactatcTTCAAGTTAAATAGCACATCAGATAAAATAAGTAACCATTCCCTTCCCAAATAATGTGATGTGATGCAAAATGTTAATGCCAAAATAAAGGATTAAGGAAGTACATATGATGCAATTAGAGTAAAACAAAACATGCCACATTGaatacaacaataacaacaacaaaagctttttttttaattaatcagaTAAAGTCAATCACATAAATCAAACAACAGTACCACAATGTCTAGTACAGAACCATGTTTGATAATAAACCAATCCCCTCTCTCacacttaattaaaaatattaaacaaatttt belongs to Medicago truncatula cultivar Jemalong A17 chromosome 6, MtrunA17r5.0-ANR, whole genome shotgun sequence and includes:
- the LOC11417168 gene encoding caffeoylshikimate esterase isoform X1 is translated as MNCRRNWMQKWMKFLLEDKLVRLLRIFSLVLTIYYLRLHVIEMKESYEVNSKGIEIFWKSWLPKESKPKAAVFFCHGYGDTCTFFFEGIARKLASCGYGVFAMDYPGFGLSEGLHGYITSFDQLVDDVIEQYSKIKENPEFKSLPCFLFGESMGGAVALKAHFKQPKAWNGAILCAPMCKISEKMVPPKLVVKMLIAMSNVLPKNKLVPTNDIGDAAFKDPKKREQTHYNVISYKDKPRLRTAVELLKTTEEIEQKLEEVTLPLFILHGEADTVTDPSVSKALYEKASSSDKKLELYKDAQHALIEGESDETITQILGDIISWLDEHSLKHNIETS
- the LOC11417168 gene encoding caffeoylshikimate esterase isoform X2 yields the protein MKRLPGVDYELQKKLDAKMDEVPARRQAREAFKDIQLGIDHILFKSYEVNSKGIEIFWKSWLPKESKPKAAVFFCHGYGDTCTFFFEGIARKLASCGYGVFAMDYPGFGLSEGLHGYITSFDQLVDDVIEQYSKIKENPEFKSLPCFLFGESMGGAVALKAHFKQPKAWNGAILCAPMCKISEKMVPPKLVVKMLIAMSNVLPKNKLVPTNDIGDAAFKDPKKREQTHYNVISYKDKPRLRTAVELLKTTEEIEQKLEEVTLPLFILHGEADTVTDPSVSKALYEKASSSDKKLELYKDAQHALIEGESDETITQILGDIISWLDEHSLKHNIETS
- the LOC11417168 gene encoding caffeoylshikimate esterase isoform X3; the protein is MKPHVSDRDVQFKSYEVNSKGIEIFWKSWLPKESKPKAAVFFCHGYGDTCTFFFEGIARKLASCGYGVFAMDYPGFGLSEGLHGYITSFDQLVDDVIEQYSKIKENPEFKSLPCFLFGESMGGAVALKAHFKQPKAWNGAILCAPMCKISEKMVPPKLVVKMLIAMSNVLPKNKLVPTNDIGDAAFKDPKKREQTHYNVISYKDKPRLRTAVELLKTTEEIEQKLEEVTLPLFILHGEADTVTDPSVSKALYEKASSSDKKLELYKDAQHALIEGESDETITQILGDIISWLDEHSLKHNIETS